From Ailuropoda melanoleuca isolate Jingjing chromosome 8, ASM200744v2, whole genome shotgun sequence, a single genomic window includes:
- the THY1 gene encoding thy-1 membrane glycoprotein, giving the protein MNPTIGFALLLTVLQVARGQKVTSLTACLVDQSLRLDCRHENTTTSPIQYEFSLTREKKKHVLYGTMGVPEHSYRSRTNFTSKYDIKVLYLSSFTTKDEGTYTCELRLSGQPPITSSKNVSVLRDKLVKCEGISLLAQNTSGLLLLLLSLPLLQAMDFISL; this is encoded by the exons ATGAACCCCACCATCGGCTTCGCTCTTTTGCTGACAG TCTTGCAGGTAGCCCGTGGGCAGAAAGTGACCAGCCTGACAGCCTGCCTGGTGGACCAGAGCCTTCGCCTGGACTGCCGCCATGAGAATACTACCACCTCGCCCATCCAGTATGAGTTCAGCCTGACCCGGGAGAAAAAGAAGCACGTGCTCTATGGCACTATGGGGGTGCCTGAGCACTCCTACCGCTCCCGAACCAACTTCACCAGCAAGTACGACATCAAGGTCCTCTACTTATCCAGCTTCACCACCAAGGACGAGGGGACGTACACATGTGAACTCCGGCTCTCTGGCCAGCCTCCCATCACCTCCAGCAAGAATGTCTCTGTGCTCAGAG ACAAACTGGTCAAGTGTGAGGGCATAAGCCTGCTGGCCCAGAACACCTcggggctgctgctgctcctgctctccctgcctctcctacAGGCCATGGACTTCATCTCCCTGTGA